A single region of the Ziziphus jujuba cultivar Dongzao chromosome 10, ASM3175591v1 genome encodes:
- the LOC107410278 gene encoding probable 2-carboxy-D-arabinitol-1-phosphatase codes for MISVTPTLVLLKTPSFFFCPNNGRPNPCGAFTVRSSSSSVQEIDKSPSTPSDGRELGSELYASVPFPEIKAAKRVVLVRHGQSTWNEEGRIQGSSNFSVLTKKGEAQAETSRQMLMDDSFDVCFSSPLTRSKKTAEIIWGNRNEEIITELDLREIDLYSFQGLLKHEGKAKYGAAFRQWQVDAANFNIDGHYPVRELWTRARTCWTKILEHEGRSVLVVAHNAVNQALVATAIGLGTEYFRILLQSNCGVSVLDFTPRVEGGSPFICLNRLNQTPSSPVGSSGGRKTSKRIILVCHGFTETNTDTGLPFAGDQTMNMLGTIQSQKTAELLLDLKVSTMVSSAKKACIETATAISRVQEAADCLGADCVPRYVEMKQTEKLDVENILQQTKKNATEFSSLQPGWFNGFEDTVTSAVWDQSEKAWQYLLNELDNEGEPEKVVVAVGDPAIHIALMGHCLNLTKEWMGSFHLDAGSISVIDFPDGPTGRGVIRCINYTAHLGRWSIPITRSTVDDEEF; via the exons ATGATTTCAGTGACGCCCACTCTGGTTCTGCTCAAAACACCGAGCTTCTTCTTCTGCCCCAACAATGGCCGACCAAACCCTTGCGGAGCTTTCACTGTACGGTCGTCGTCTTCCAGCGTCCAAGAGATCGACAAGTCTCCATCGACGCCTTCGGATGGGAGAGAGCTGGGCTCGGAGCTCTACGCGTCGGTGCCGTTCCCGGAGATCAAGGCGGCGAAGCGGGTGGTACTGGTGAGGCACGGTCAGAGCACGTGGAACGAGGAGGGTAGGATTCAAGGCAGCTCCAATTTCTCCGTTCTCACCAAGAAAGGTGAGGCTCAGGCCGAGACTTCCCGCCAGATGCTCATGGACGATTCCTTTGACGTCTGTTTCAGCAG TCCCCTTACACGATCGAAGAAAACAGCTGAAATTATATGGGGTAATCGGAACGAAGAGATAATTACAGAATTGGATTTGAGAGAAATCGATTTGTATTCTTTTCAA GGACTCTTGAAGCACGAGGGAAAAGCAAAATATGGTGCTGCTTTTCGCCAATGGCAGGTAGATGCTGCAAATTTTAACATTGATGGTCATTATCCAGTGAGGGAGTTGTGGACTCGTGCTAGAACATGTTGGACCAAAATACTCGAACATGAGGGTAGGTCTGTTCTTGTGGTTGCTCATAATGCTGTTAATCAGGCTCTTGTTGCAACGGCTATCG GATTAGGAACAGAGTATTTCAGGATACTACTTCAGAGTAATTGCGGTGTGAGCGTGCTGGATTTCACACCAAGAGTTGAGGGTGGATCACCATTTATTTGTCTTAATCGTCTAAATCAG ACCCCAAGTTCACCAGTTGGAAGTTCTGGAGGAAGGAAAACCAGTAAGAGAATAATACTTGTCTGTCATGGATTCACAGAGACCAATACTGAC ACCGGCCTTCCTTTTGCTGGGGATCAAACAATGAACATGCTTGGTACCATACAG TCCCAGAAGACTGCTGAACTACTTCTTGATTTGAAAGTTAGCACTATGGTTAGTAGTGCTAAGAAAGCTTGTATTGAGACAGCAACAGCCATCTCCAGA GTGCAAGAAGCTGCAGATTGCTTGGGTGCTGACTGTGTGCCTCGCTATGTGGAAATGAAGCAGACGGAGAAACTTGATGTTGAAAATATCCTTCAGCAGACAAAGAAG AATGCAACAGAGTTTTCATCTCTTCAGCCTGGTTGGTTCAATGGGTTTGAGGATACAGTCACTTCAGCAGTATGGGATCAATCAGAGAAGGCTTGGCAGTATCTGTTGAATGAACTAGATAATGAAGGAGAGCCAGAAAAGGTGGTTGTTGCAGTTGGTGATCCTGCTATTCATATAGCACTGATGGGGCATTGTCTGAATTTGACAAAGGAATGGATGGGATCATTTCATCTTGATGCAGGAAGCATCAGCGTCATTGATTTTCCTGATGGTCCTACTGGAAGAGGTGTCATCAGGTGTATAAATTATACAGCACATTTGGGGAGGTGGTCGATACCCATCACAAGATCAACCGTCGATGATGAAGAGTTTTAG
- the LOC107410282 gene encoding uncharacterized protein LOC107410282 gives MAAPIAGRSTVVVRTLFRATTTNPTASASRLSSSPLSSVRSAFRPLQSRLSSPPSSRLVRRELASLRPIHTAIASACLVSKLPADPTICIEGRFANYISPI, from the exons ATGGCAGCTCCAATTGCCGGAAGATCGACGGTGGTGGTGCGTACGCTGTTCAGAGCAACAACTACCAATCCAACAGCGTCGGCGAGCAGACTTTCATCGTCGCCTCTCTCTTCGGTACGCTCAGCTTTCAGGCCTCTTCAATCTCGACTCTCTTCCCCTCCTTCTTCCAG GTTGGTACGACGAGAATTGGCTTCTCTTAGACCCATCCACACCGCCATTGCATCGGCTTGCCTTGTCTCCAAGCTCCCCGCCGATCCCACCATCTGTATCGAAG GTAGATTTGCCAACTATATCAGTCCCATCTAA
- the LOC107410281 gene encoding uncharacterized protein LOC107410281, with amino-acid sequence MRDVVSCFSEHAVNVSHPSCSNHSNTACITPTLTPSVQNAVTCLYRLILSSQKQLLVTVNWCKNNTAQGLSINFGDDPSLSFKLNMNSRLFRKKKGSRILESELGKVEIFWDLCNAKYDSGPEPVDGFYVLVMVDSEIGLILGNMAEEAVTKKFKTSTPAAKVSLIARQEHCSGNTLYSTKAQFCDKGIVHEILIRCSGEKEGLKHPVLSVCIDKKMVIRVKRLQWNFRGNQTIFVDGLLVDLLWDVHDWFFNPASGYAVFMFRTRSGMDSRLWLEEKMVQQKEPDRVEFSLLIYACKSS; translated from the coding sequence ATGAGAGACGTAGTTTCTTGCTTTAGCGAGCACGCTGTAAATGTATCACATCCTTCATGTTCTAACCATTCAAACACTGCTTGTATAACTCCAACTTTAACCCCTTCAGTCCAAAATGCAGTGACTTGTCTCTACAGACTCATTCTCTCATCTCAGAAGCAGCTTTTGGTCACCGTCAATTGGTGCAAAAACAACACAGCCCAAGGCCTAAGcataaattttggagatgacccATCACTATCCTTCAAGCTCAACATGAATTCGCGTTTGTTCAGGAAGAAAAAAGGGAGCAGAATTCTTGAATCAGAACTTGGAAAGGTGGAAATTTTCTGGGATCTGTGCAATGCCAAGTATGATTCAGGGCCTGAACCTGTTGATGGGTTTTATGTCTTGGTCATGGTTGATTCAGAAATTGGTCTGATCCTAGGCAACATGGCTGAAGAAGCTGTAACAAAGAAGTTCAAAACCAGCACACCAGCAGCGAAAGTCTCTCTGATTGCAAGGCAGGAACATTGTTCAGGAAATACCCTTTATTCCACAAAAGCACAATTCTGTGATAAGGGCATTGTACATGAGATTCTGATCAGATGCAGTGGAGAGAAAGAGGGATTGAAGCATCCGGTTCTGTCAGTTTGTATTGATAAGAAGATGGTGATCCGTGTGAAGAGATTGCAGTGGAATTTCAGGGGAAATCAGACAATTTTTGTTGATGGTTTGCTGGTTGATCTGCTTTGGGATGTTCATGACTGGTTTTTCAATCCTGCTTCTGGGTATGCAGTTTTCATGTTCAGGACAAGAAGCGGAATGGATAGCAGGTTGTGGTTGGAAGAGAAAATGGTACAGCAGAAAGAGCCTGACAGagttgaattctctttgttgaTCTATGCCTGTAAGAGCTCATAA
- the LOC107410285 gene encoding uncharacterized protein LOC107410285 isoform X1 — translation MKPFKKPHLLNAFLILLLNINYLSSSTAREDVQFIKFCGKHQIQTPFVQKSSNLSSSPIKDLVLCISQKLYYRTSIGLFPISSINYTTKTLTISHPSSCSSSLHYVSPSILSAGFPSPPSPNSLLVFNCSNSKHHFPPYIRNHTCLNACGGSTSSFSSCLVIEDLGKLPMGFHPRDLNCTHYSRVYKKSSDDGYELGTRISFDIPDHVPVPDICSECQKPNGNCGVGLKCMCHLKDCKDKVVSKGKSMKNSVGNMLVTLLSFVAVIVLRS, via the exons atGAAACCATTCAAGAAACCCCACCTTCTAAACGCTTTCCTTATTTTACTACTCAACATCAATTACTTATCAAGTTCTACTGCTCGTGAAGATGTTCAGTTTATCAAATTCTGTGGAAAACATCAAATTCAAACACCATTTGTTCAAAAAAGCTCAAATCTTTCTTCATCCCCGATAAAAGATTTGGTCCTTTGCATATCTCAGAAGCTCTACTACAGAACCTCCATTGGCCTTTTCCCGATCTCCTCCATTAATTACACAACAAAAACTCTCACCATCTCTCAcccttcttcttgttcaagttCACTCCACTATGTTTCTCCTTCAATTCTCTCGGCTGGATTTCCTTCACCTCCAAGCCCCAACTCACTTTTGGTCTTCAACTGCTCAAACTCAAAACACCATTTTCCACCGTATATAAGAAACCACACCTGTTTAAATGCATGCGGCGGGtcaacttcttctttttcttcttgtttagtTATTGAAGATCTTGGAAAGCTGCCCATGGGTTTTCATCCAAGAGATTTGAACTGCACACATTACAGCAGAGTGTACAAGAAATCTTCAGATGATGGATACGAATTGGGGACAAGGATTTCTTTTGATATCCCTGATCATGTTCCAGTTCCTGATATCTGTTCTGAGTGTCAGAAGCCTAATGGAAATTGTGGTGTTGGGTTGAAGTGCATGTGCCACTTGAAAGATTGTA AAGACAAGGTTGTTTCAAAGGGAAAATCCATGAAGAACTCTGTTGGTAATATGTTGGTTACTTTGCTGTCTTTTGTAGCTGTGATAGTATTAAGAAGTTGA
- the LOC107410285 gene encoding uncharacterized protein LOC107410285 isoform X2 produces the protein MKPFKKPHLLNAFLILLLNINYLSSSTAREDVQFIKFCGKHQIQTPFVQKSSNLSSSPIKDLVLCISQKLYYRTSIGLFPISSINYTTKTLTISHPSSCSSSLHYVSPSILSAGFPSPPSPNSLLVFNCSNSKHHFPPYIRNHTCLNACGGSTSSFSSCLVIEDLGKLPMGFHPRDLNCTHYSRVYKKSSDDGYELGTRISFDIPDHVPVPDICSECQKPNGNCGVGLKCMCHLKDCNKVVSKGKSMKNSVGNMLVTLLSFVAVIVLRS, from the exons atGAAACCATTCAAGAAACCCCACCTTCTAAACGCTTTCCTTATTTTACTACTCAACATCAATTACTTATCAAGTTCTACTGCTCGTGAAGATGTTCAGTTTATCAAATTCTGTGGAAAACATCAAATTCAAACACCATTTGTTCAAAAAAGCTCAAATCTTTCTTCATCCCCGATAAAAGATTTGGTCCTTTGCATATCTCAGAAGCTCTACTACAGAACCTCCATTGGCCTTTTCCCGATCTCCTCCATTAATTACACAACAAAAACTCTCACCATCTCTCAcccttcttcttgttcaagttCACTCCACTATGTTTCTCCTTCAATTCTCTCGGCTGGATTTCCTTCACCTCCAAGCCCCAACTCACTTTTGGTCTTCAACTGCTCAAACTCAAAACACCATTTTCCACCGTATATAAGAAACCACACCTGTTTAAATGCATGCGGCGGGtcaacttcttctttttcttcttgtttagtTATTGAAGATCTTGGAAAGCTGCCCATGGGTTTTCATCCAAGAGATTTGAACTGCACACATTACAGCAGAGTGTACAAGAAATCTTCAGATGATGGATACGAATTGGGGACAAGGATTTCTTTTGATATCCCTGATCATGTTCCAGTTCCTGATATCTGTTCTGAGTGTCAGAAGCCTAATGGAAATTGTGGTGTTGGGTTGAAGTGCATGTGCCACTTGAAAGATTGTA ACAAGGTTGTTTCAAAGGGAAAATCCATGAAGAACTCTGTTGGTAATATGTTGGTTACTTTGCTGTCTTTTGTAGCTGTGATAGTATTAAGAAGTTGA
- the LOC107410286 gene encoding stress-response A/B barrel domain-containing protein At5g22580 gives MGDFKHLVIVKFKDDVVADEIIKGMEKLVSDIDSVKSFEWGHDIESQETLRQGFTHAFSMTFNKKEDFAAFASHPKHLEFSATFSTAIEKFVVLDFPSLLVKPPA, from the exons atggggGATTTCAAGCACTTGGTTATTGTTAAGTTCAAAGATGATGTGGTGGCGGATGAGATTATAAAGGGGATGGAAAAATTGGTCTCTGATATCGATTCTGTTAAGTCCTTTGAATG GGGACATGATATTGAGAGCCAGGAGACGCTTCGACAAGGCTTCACTCATGCTTTCTCGATGACATTCAACAAGAAGGAAGACTTCGCTGCATTTGCCAGCCACCCTAAACATCTGGAATTTTCTGCAACATTCTCAACAGCCATTGAGAAGTTTGTTGTGCTTGATTTCCCTTCTCTCCTTGTCAAGCCACCAGCATGA
- the LOC107410279 gene encoding tRNA dimethylallyltransferase 2 isoform X2, with amino-acid sequence MERDNLSDTGTQRTQFNEIGEEKPKIVVIMGPTGSGKSKLAVDLGSHFPIEVVNADSMQVYHGLDVLTNKVPLPEQKGVPHHLLGTVSPNVEFTAKEFRDSAIPIINDILSRNCLPVIVGGTNYYIQIRQYLSLYTHTGVLPSKLLQGKAAENWGQVDNFRYDCCFVSMDASLPVLDRYVEERVDCMVGSGLLNEVYDIFNPNADYTRGLRQAIGVREFESFLTTIDAPSGTTDGSASLKTVNSGDKILKEHTREMLNSSDDNQHKILLSEAIENVKLNTRRLVRRQKRRLLRLHTLFGWDIHFVDATESIQSKSDDIWSKQVVEPAVKIIRSFLSHDANSVSDDVPSDTGTKILARDLWTQYVCEACGNRVLRGAHEWEQHIQGRGHRKRMSHLRKSRGFSRTDQQGQQQTLSSLG; translated from the exons ATGGAGAGAGATAATCTCAGTGACACTGGAACACAGAGAACCCAATTCAATGAAATTGGGGAAGAGAAGCCGAAAATAGTGGTAATTATGGGTCCCACAGGTTCGGGGAAGTCGAAGCTGGCCGTTGACTTGGGCTCCCACTTCCCCATCGAGGTCGTAAACGCTGATTCCATGCAGGTCTACCATGGCCTGGATGTTCTCACCAACAAAGTTCCCCTCCCTGAACAAAAGG GAGTGCCTCATCATCTCTTAGGGACAGTGAGTCCAAATGTCGAATTCACTGCTAAAGAGTTTAGGGACTCTGCTATTCCT ATCATCAATGACATCTTGTCTCGCAATTGCTTGCCAGTCATAGTTGGGGGTACAAATTATTATATACAG ATCAGACAGTACCTTAGTTTGTACACTCATACTGGTGTACTCCCTAGCAAACTTCTTCAGGGAAAGGCTGCAGAG AACTGGGGTCAAGTTGATAATTTCAGATATGATTGCTGTTTTGTAAGCATGGATGCTTCTCTCCCAGTGCTGGATAGATATGTAGAGGAAAGAGTGGATTGCATGGTAGGTTCTGGATTGCTTAACGAAGTCTATGACATTTTCAATCCAAATGCGGATTACACTCGAGGCTTGCGGCAGGCTATTGGCGTTCGGGAATTTGAGAGTTTTTTGACAACTATTGATGCCCCAAGTGGGACCACAGATGGTTCTGCCTCCTTGAAGACAGTAAACTCGGGTGATAAGATCTTGAAAGAGCATACGAGGGAAATGTTGAACTCCTCTGATGACAACCAGCATAAAATTCTGCTAAGCGAAGCCATTGAAAATGTAAAACTAAACACTCGAAGACTAGTCCGTCGTCAG AAACGGAGGCTACTTCGGTTGCATACATTATTTGGATGGGACATACATTTTGTTGATGCAACAGAATCCATACAAA GCAAATCAGATGATATATGGTCCAAACAGGTGGTTGAACCAGCAGTGAAAATTATAAGATCTTTCCTTAGTCATGATGCTAATTCAGTTTCCGATGATGTTCCGAGTGACACTGGAACGAAAATCCTCGCAAGGGATTTATGGACTCAGTATGTATGCGAG GCTTGTGGAAATAGAGTACTTAGAGGAGCACATGAATGGGAACAACATATACAGGGTCGAGGACATCGAAAACGAATGTCTCATTTACGAAAATCTAGAGGATTCTCAAGAACAGATCAGCAAGGACAGCAGCAAACATTGTCCAGCCTAGGTTAG
- the LOC107410279 gene encoding tRNA dimethylallyltransferase 2 isoform X1, with protein MERDNLSDTGTQRTQFNEIGEEKPKIVVIMGPTGSGKSKLAVDLGSHFPIEVVNADSMQVYHGLDVLTNKVPLPEQKGVPHHLLGTVSPNVEFTAKEFRDSAIPIINDILSRNCLPVIVGGTNYYIQALVSPFLLDDTAENTDEDYSSNPSGDGDPCHGMEFEDGKTSHSYEHLKDIDPVAANRVHPNNHRKIRQYLSLYTHTGVLPSKLLQGKAAENWGQVDNFRYDCCFVSMDASLPVLDRYVEERVDCMVGSGLLNEVYDIFNPNADYTRGLRQAIGVREFESFLTTIDAPSGTTDGSASLKTVNSGDKILKEHTREMLNSSDDNQHKILLSEAIENVKLNTRRLVRRQKRRLLRLHTLFGWDIHFVDATESIQSKSDDIWSKQVVEPAVKIIRSFLSHDANSVSDDVPSDTGTKILARDLWTQYVCEACGNRVLRGAHEWEQHIQGRGHRKRMSHLRKSRGFSRTDQQGQQQTLSSLG; from the exons ATGGAGAGAGATAATCTCAGTGACACTGGAACACAGAGAACCCAATTCAATGAAATTGGGGAAGAGAAGCCGAAAATAGTGGTAATTATGGGTCCCACAGGTTCGGGGAAGTCGAAGCTGGCCGTTGACTTGGGCTCCCACTTCCCCATCGAGGTCGTAAACGCTGATTCCATGCAGGTCTACCATGGCCTGGATGTTCTCACCAACAAAGTTCCCCTCCCTGAACAAAAGG GAGTGCCTCATCATCTCTTAGGGACAGTGAGTCCAAATGTCGAATTCACTGCTAAAGAGTTTAGGGACTCTGCTATTCCT ATCATCAATGACATCTTGTCTCGCAATTGCTTGCCAGTCATAGTTGGGGGTACAAATTATTATATACAG GCCCTTGTAAGTCCATTTCTTCTAGATGACACAGCAGAAAATACCGATGAAGATTACTCAAGTAACCCTTCGG GAGATGGAGATCCATGCCATGGGATGGAGTTTGAAGATGGCAAGACAAGTCATAGCTATGAGCATCTTAAAGACATTGATCCAGTAGCAGCAAACAGAGTCCACCCGAACAATCATAGAAAA ATCAGACAGTACCTTAGTTTGTACACTCATACTGGTGTACTCCCTAGCAAACTTCTTCAGGGAAAGGCTGCAGAG AACTGGGGTCAAGTTGATAATTTCAGATATGATTGCTGTTTTGTAAGCATGGATGCTTCTCTCCCAGTGCTGGATAGATATGTAGAGGAAAGAGTGGATTGCATGGTAGGTTCTGGATTGCTTAACGAAGTCTATGACATTTTCAATCCAAATGCGGATTACACTCGAGGCTTGCGGCAGGCTATTGGCGTTCGGGAATTTGAGAGTTTTTTGACAACTATTGATGCCCCAAGTGGGACCACAGATGGTTCTGCCTCCTTGAAGACAGTAAACTCGGGTGATAAGATCTTGAAAGAGCATACGAGGGAAATGTTGAACTCCTCTGATGACAACCAGCATAAAATTCTGCTAAGCGAAGCCATTGAAAATGTAAAACTAAACACTCGAAGACTAGTCCGTCGTCAG AAACGGAGGCTACTTCGGTTGCATACATTATTTGGATGGGACATACATTTTGTTGATGCAACAGAATCCATACAAA GCAAATCAGATGATATATGGTCCAAACAGGTGGTTGAACCAGCAGTGAAAATTATAAGATCTTTCCTTAGTCATGATGCTAATTCAGTTTCCGATGATGTTCCGAGTGACACTGGAACGAAAATCCTCGCAAGGGATTTATGGACTCAGTATGTATGCGAG GCTTGTGGAAATAGAGTACTTAGAGGAGCACATGAATGGGAACAACATATACAGGGTCGAGGACATCGAAAACGAATGTCTCATTTACGAAAATCTAGAGGATTCTCAAGAACAGATCAGCAAGGACAGCAGCAAACATTGTCCAGCCTAGGTTAG
- the LOC107410279 gene encoding tRNA dimethylallyltransferase 2 isoform X3, with the protein MAWMFSPTKFPSLNKRIINDILSRNCLPVIVGGTNYYIQALVSPFLLDDTAENTDEDYSSNPSGDGDPCHGMEFEDGKTSHSYEHLKDIDPVAANRVHPNNHRKIRQYLSLYTHTGVLPSKLLQGKAAENWGQVDNFRYDCCFVSMDASLPVLDRYVEERVDCMVGSGLLNEVYDIFNPNADYTRGLRQAIGVREFESFLTTIDAPSGTTDGSASLKTVNSGDKILKEHTREMLNSSDDNQHKILLSEAIENVKLNTRRLVRRQKRRLLRLHTLFGWDIHFVDATESIQSKSDDIWSKQVVEPAVKIIRSFLSHDANSVSDDVPSDTGTKILARDLWTQYVCEACGNRVLRGAHEWEQHIQGRGHRKRMSHLRKSRGFSRTDQQGQQQTLSSLG; encoded by the exons ATGGCCTGGATGTTCTCACCAACAAAGTTCCCCTCCCTGAACAAAAGG ATCATCAATGACATCTTGTCTCGCAATTGCTTGCCAGTCATAGTTGGGGGTACAAATTATTATATACAG GCCCTTGTAAGTCCATTTCTTCTAGATGACACAGCAGAAAATACCGATGAAGATTACTCAAGTAACCCTTCGG GAGATGGAGATCCATGCCATGGGATGGAGTTTGAAGATGGCAAGACAAGTCATAGCTATGAGCATCTTAAAGACATTGATCCAGTAGCAGCAAACAGAGTCCACCCGAACAATCATAGAAAA ATCAGACAGTACCTTAGTTTGTACACTCATACTGGTGTACTCCCTAGCAAACTTCTTCAGGGAAAGGCTGCAGAG AACTGGGGTCAAGTTGATAATTTCAGATATGATTGCTGTTTTGTAAGCATGGATGCTTCTCTCCCAGTGCTGGATAGATATGTAGAGGAAAGAGTGGATTGCATGGTAGGTTCTGGATTGCTTAACGAAGTCTATGACATTTTCAATCCAAATGCGGATTACACTCGAGGCTTGCGGCAGGCTATTGGCGTTCGGGAATTTGAGAGTTTTTTGACAACTATTGATGCCCCAAGTGGGACCACAGATGGTTCTGCCTCCTTGAAGACAGTAAACTCGGGTGATAAGATCTTGAAAGAGCATACGAGGGAAATGTTGAACTCCTCTGATGACAACCAGCATAAAATTCTGCTAAGCGAAGCCATTGAAAATGTAAAACTAAACACTCGAAGACTAGTCCGTCGTCAG AAACGGAGGCTACTTCGGTTGCATACATTATTTGGATGGGACATACATTTTGTTGATGCAACAGAATCCATACAAA GCAAATCAGATGATATATGGTCCAAACAGGTGGTTGAACCAGCAGTGAAAATTATAAGATCTTTCCTTAGTCATGATGCTAATTCAGTTTCCGATGATGTTCCGAGTGACACTGGAACGAAAATCCTCGCAAGGGATTTATGGACTCAGTATGTATGCGAG GCTTGTGGAAATAGAGTACTTAGAGGAGCACATGAATGGGAACAACATATACAGGGTCGAGGACATCGAAAACGAATGTCTCATTTACGAAAATCTAGAGGATTCTCAAGAACAGATCAGCAAGGACAGCAGCAAACATTGTCCAGCCTAGGTTAG
- the LOC132799651 gene encoding receptor-like protein Cf-9: MRILFRHGLWQFLCISFFFFFFLHAQFITSLSSSETGLCPHDQSIALLQFKNMFSTDVVSVCDHPETNIASWNEDVDCCSWSGVTCEDETGNVIGLQLSCGGLQCTIHSNSSLFLLSHLQRLNLAYNDFERSQISPKFGEFLNLTHLNLSSSVISGELPFELSHLSKLVSLDLSDNPGLELETSMMKSLAQNLTHSRELFLQGTRMDSVSPDFMLNLPSSLTSLNLCLFWNNGELPSFLHFQSTKPPNSEP, encoded by the coding sequence ATGAGAATACTGTTTAGGCATGGCCTATGGCAATTCCTCTgcatttccttcttctttttcttcttcttacatGCTCAGTTTATTACTTCTTTGTCTTCTTCAGAAACAGGACTCTGTCCTCATGATCAAAGCATTGCTCTGCTTCAATTCAAGAACATGTTTTCCACTGATGTAGTTTCTGTTTGTGATCATCCAGAAACCAATATTGCTTCGTGGAATGAGGATGTGGATTGCTGCTCTTGGAGTGGTGTGACTTGTGAGGATGAGACAGGCAATGTGATTGGCCTTCAACTCAGTTGCGGTGGGCTTCAATGCACCATTCATTCCAATAGTAGCCTTTTTCTCCTTTCTCACCTTCAGAGGCTCAACCTTGCTTACAATGACTTTGAGCGCTctcaaatttctccaaagtttGGTGAGTTTCTAAATCTGACACATCTCAACCTTTCATCTTCTGTGATTTCTGGTGAACTCCCATTTGAGTTGTCTCATCTATCCAAATTGGTTTCCCTTGATCTCTCTGACAATCCTGGTCTAGAACTTGAAACATCTATGATGAAAAGTCTAGCTCAGAACCTAACCCACTCGAGAGAACTTTTTCTCCAGGGAACAAGAATGGATTCTGTCTCTCCTGATTTCATGTTGAATCTACCATCATCTTTGACCTCTCTCAATCTTTGCTTATTCTGGAATAACGGGGAACTTCCCAGCTTCTTACATTTTCAGTCTACCAAACCTCCAAATTCTGAACCTTAG
- the LOC132799652 gene encoding receptor like protein 28-like yields the protein MSKLSALSLGRNRFTGQLPSSIFNLPQVLSLAFQHNNFEGSLPEFKNGLPKLSYLDFSSCFLNGTIPPWIFGLPSLQFLYLQNNHLSGNISEAPSKSLQSIDLGGNSLSGSIPRSFYDLQKMTDLRLSSNTLNGVVEIDLLFSKLRSLELLDLSGNNFSLIINNSVNFALPTLSTLSLSSCNIKEFPHVLKAFVNIQILDLSHNKNSWGSPPMVF from the coding sequence ATGAGTAAGCTTTCTGCTCTATCTCTTGGGAGAAACAGATTCACAGGGCAGTTGCCCTCGTCGATATTCAATCTTCCTCAAGTTTTATCATTGGCTTTTCAgcataataattttgaaggttctCTTCCAGAATTTAAAAATGGGCTTCCAAAACTATCTTACCTTGACTTCTCTTCTTGCTTCCTCAATGGAACAATACCTCCTTGGATTTTCGGTTTGCCATCTTTACAATTTTTGTACCTCCAAAACAACCATCTTAGTGGTAATATTAGTGAAGCCCCAAGCAAATCATTACAAAGCATTGATTTAGGTGGTAATAGCCTATCTGGGTCTATTCCAAGATCATTCTATGATCTTCAGAAAATGACTGATTTGAGGCTTTCATCAAATACCCTGAATGGTGTTGTGGAGATAGACCTATTGTTTTCAAAGCTTAGAAGTCTAGAGTTGCTTGATCTTTCTGGCAACAATTTTTCATTGATCATCAACAACAGTGTCAACTTTGCACTCCCCACTCTTTCCACACTTTCTCTGTCTTCATGCAACATAAAAGAATTCCCCCATGTTTTAAAGGCTTTTGTGAATATTCAAATTCTAGACCTTTCCCACAACAAAAATTCATGGGGAAGTCCCCCAATGGTTTTTTGA